Proteins encoded within one genomic window of Acidimicrobiia bacterium:
- a CDS encoding phage holin family protein, translated as MDEFATKFADFLESTSTKVREMTVDRISKGLKIAALGLVAATLGLIAVIYLFISIIRALAVPLTAAGAFGVVGGLFVAGGAFMWWKRTQDPEEN; from the coding sequence ATGGACGAATTCGCCACGAAGTTCGCCGATTTTCTCGAGAGCACCTCCACCAAGGTTCGCGAGATGACGGTCGACCGCATAAGTAAGGGACTGAAGATCGCCGCGCTGGGCCTTGTCGCAGCAACTCTCGGTCTCATCGCCGTCATCTATCTCTTCATATCCATCATTCGCGCTCTGGCCGTCCCGTTGACCGCCGCCGGCGCTTTCGGCGTCGTTGGGGGATTATTCGTCGCCGGTGGTGCGTTCATGTGGTGGAAGCGAACTCAGGATCCAGAGGAAAACTGA
- a CDS encoding sigma-70 family RNA polymerase sigma factor, translating into MTGRSGEDLALIERFVGGDRSAFDEIVRAHEDRVFSICMRIMANREAALDATQETFLTLFRKADRFTGKAAFSTWLYRVAVNTCYDQLRKEKRRRADRLPEHLDPVDRAAGDGFASAEMRPELEHALSRIPDEFRSAVILSDLEDLPISEIAEILRIPPGTAKSRIFRGRRLLADILRNQNDASRRPRDDQDA; encoded by the coding sequence ATGACGGGGCGCTCCGGCGAGGATCTCGCATTGATTGAGCGATTCGTTGGCGGCGATCGATCCGCCTTCGATGAAATCGTGCGCGCCCACGAGGACAGAGTGTTCTCCATCTGCATGCGCATCATGGCGAATCGCGAAGCTGCGCTCGACGCTACGCAGGAGACTTTTCTGACCCTGTTCCGGAAAGCGGACCGCTTCACCGGAAAGGCTGCCTTCTCGACGTGGCTGTACCGCGTGGCGGTGAATACCTGCTACGACCAGCTACGGAAGGAGAAGCGGCGCCGGGCTGACCGGCTCCCCGAACACCTGGACCCGGTCGATCGCGCTGCCGGTGACGGGTTTGCATCGGCGGAGATGCGTCCCGAACTCGAGCACGCGCTGAGTCGCATACCCGACGAGTTTCGCTCGGCCGTGATCCTCTCGGATCTCGAGGATCTCCCGATCTCGGAGATCGCAGAGATCCTCCGGATCCCGCCGGGAACTGCCAAGTCGCGGATCTTCAGGGGACGGCGGCTTCTCGCCGACATATTGCGGAACCAGAACGACGCCTCGCGACGTCCAAGGGATGATCAAGATGCATGA
- a CDS encoding DegV family protein → MSPTTKGTMIRIVTDSSSDVPAALAAEHGVTIVPLTIRFGDEEFVDHRDLSAAAFWERLVAVDRLPETAAPSAGLFEESYRALIDGGASGIVVMTISSALSGTYQSAVIAAERLSGDVPIKIIDSRTVGMGLGLPVLDTARFAAGGPSIDAVVQHATDTLASTDIVAALDTLEYLKRGGRIGSAQAFFGGLLNIKPLIGLDEGIVSPLGRVRTRSRAVAALEERFAALGPRIRATAVFHGAAPDVDLVVERIQRHVDHEVIVTTLGAVVGTHTGPGTVGVAYLTN, encoded by the coding sequence GTGTCTCCAACCACAAAGGGAACCATGATCCGAATAGTCACAGACTCATCGAGCGACGTGCCGGCCGCGCTGGCCGCCGAACACGGGGTCACGATCGTGCCGCTCACCATCAGGTTCGGGGACGAGGAGTTCGTCGATCACCGCGATTTGTCCGCTGCTGCATTCTGGGAGCGCCTGGTAGCGGTGGACCGCCTGCCGGAAACGGCGGCTCCGAGTGCCGGCCTGTTCGAGGAGAGCTATCGCGCCCTGATCGACGGTGGTGCCTCAGGGATCGTCGTCATGACCATTTCCTCTGCCTTGAGCGGAACCTATCAGTCGGCGGTTATCGCAGCCGAGCGCCTCTCGGGAGACGTACCGATCAAGATCATCGACTCGCGGACCGTCGGCATGGGGCTGGGTCTGCCCGTCCTCGACACGGCCCGGTTCGCTGCCGGAGGACCGTCGATCGATGCCGTGGTGCAGCACGCCACGGACACGCTCGCATCGACCGACATCGTCGCCGCACTCGACACCCTCGAATACTTGAAACGAGGTGGTCGTATCGGAAGCGCACAAGCCTTCTTCGGCGGGCTCCTCAACATCAAGCCCCTGATCGGTTTGGACGAGGGAATCGTTTCTCCGCTTGGCCGGGTGAGAACCCGGTCCAGGGCCGTGGCCGCACTTGAAGAACGCTTTGCGGCCCTCGGGCCGCGCATCCGGGCAACCGCCGTCTTCCACGGTGCCGCACCGGACGTCGACCTGGTGGTTGAACGGATTCAGCGCCACGTGGATCATGAGGTGATCGTGACGACGCTTGGAGCTGTGGTCGGGACCCACACCGGACCCGGCACCGTCGGTGTTGCCTATCTGACGAACTGA